A region from the Pseudomonas cucumis genome encodes:
- a CDS encoding O-antigen ligase family protein → MNKLEVRYTTLRDAFTLFGGLFYIQVIGFFFGLADVSNLDAAEKDLEGNAINQICGLITLLVPLFFFIRNKVFLSKSFYRNNAFLLMFMLCVAVSISWSYDPMLSFKRFVAMISVVFFAGFIAYNYSLEKVAFMLGCIIGAAAFFGLIIALFRPDIAFVYGGPRDGAFKGIFPEKNAGARINAIAILLLLPMIRQRNPWAILCSLFSLIAIALAQSATAIALICAGTVSCWYFLTLIRLHINRSWPAFLGTMIVYVLICFFLYGNYALLLELTGRDPSLTDRTRIWDLLTPLIDAEFLKGYGFGAFWSSPSAEVFINRWGYIGNAHSGYMETLLNGGVVQLIALILMLVEALIKHYRAVMADQSARFHVSAMVIIGSFMLTNYVAYVVPNYRSAEFLVFCVLALSFRHHHAKRSGLAGRPFTPGDCVTLEGVPAKATT, encoded by the coding sequence ATGAACAAACTGGAAGTCAGGTACACCACCCTGCGCGACGCCTTCACGTTGTTCGGCGGGCTGTTCTATATCCAGGTGATTGGATTTTTTTTCGGGTTGGCTGATGTGTCGAATCTGGACGCCGCCGAAAAAGACCTCGAAGGCAACGCGATCAACCAGATCTGCGGCCTGATCACCCTGCTGGTACCGCTGTTCTTCTTCATCCGCAACAAGGTCTTTCTCAGCAAAAGCTTTTACAGGAACAATGCCTTCCTACTGATGTTCATGCTCTGCGTGGCCGTATCGATCAGTTGGTCCTACGACCCGATGTTAAGTTTCAAACGTTTTGTGGCAATGATCAGCGTGGTGTTCTTTGCAGGTTTCATCGCCTACAACTACAGCCTCGAGAAAGTCGCCTTCATGCTCGGCTGCATCATCGGCGCCGCAGCGTTTTTCGGCTTGATAATCGCGCTGTTCAGGCCTGACATCGCCTTCGTATACGGCGGTCCCCGCGATGGTGCGTTCAAAGGGATTTTCCCGGAAAAAAATGCCGGCGCACGGATCAACGCGATCGCTATTCTGTTACTGCTGCCGATGATCCGCCAGCGTAATCCATGGGCCATCCTCTGCTCGTTATTTTCGCTGATCGCGATTGCGCTGGCCCAATCCGCCACCGCCATCGCGCTGATCTGTGCCGGCACGGTGAGCTGTTGGTACTTCCTCACGCTGATCCGCTTGCACATCAACCGTTCATGGCCAGCGTTCCTCGGTACGATGATCGTCTATGTGCTGATCTGTTTCTTTCTATACGGCAATTATGCGTTGCTGCTGGAGCTGACCGGTCGTGACCCGTCACTCACCGACCGCACGCGGATCTGGGACCTGCTCACACCACTGATCGATGCCGAATTCCTCAAGGGTTACGGCTTCGGCGCCTTCTGGTCCAGCCCAAGCGCCGAAGTATTCATCAACCGTTGGGGTTACATCGGCAATGCCCACAGCGGTTACATGGAAACCTTGCTTAACGGCGGCGTCGTTCAGTTGATCGCGTTGATCCTCATGCTGGTAGAGGCACTGATCAAACACTATCGGGCCGTAATGGCTGATCAGTCTGCGCGGTTTCACGTCAGTGCGATGGTCATCATCGGATCGTTCATGCTCACCAACTATGTGGCGTATGTCGTGCCCAACTATCGCTCGGCGGAGTTTCTGGTGTTCTGCGTCCTAGCCCTGTCATTCCGTCACCACCACGCCAAACGCTCTGGCCTGGCAGGACGCCCTTTCACGCCTGGTGATTGCGTGACGCTCGAGGGCGTACCCGCCAAAGCGACGACCTAG
- a CDS encoding oligosaccharide flippase family protein codes for MANHRLMTLIWIFTEKFGLIFLSMITFIAFARLMSPAELGMGTVIIAIVEVVAILYSSMLEDPLVRLEHLEEKHICTAFWFAVLISLGSIVVISFAVMLYTTSLMIQWMTAAASVKILFTMMSRVYVVEMRRTSNFKMLASRTLLGKVAGGVGGIAIALWGFGPWALIAQVLIMEFVSVVVLMLGNRRRIAFYIDGPFLRELLRAGAPVAINVMSWHMLQRGVNVVLGITAGTHAVGMFNIAMRIIDLPRTAIYNGLMSYALPVFARRGTDTPRLIGLISDSTAISGFLLTPLFVGIALTAEDIILLIFGAKWAEAIPLLQVLACTAAIGNTAMYATTALVAVNRTHLTVKAEVATTLLALALVYSLGHRYAGMAAALALLARMVIITPLQMRGLNTAIGYGWRPVFESNYRSVIATLIMAAVVVFVSSHLGLRGYLHLACSIGIGTLTYALAYSALHPRWPQEFKLVFTAR; via the coding sequence ATGGCCAATCATCGCCTGATGACATTAATCTGGATCTTCACCGAAAAATTCGGCCTGATTTTCCTGTCCATGATTACCTTTATCGCTTTTGCCAGGCTCATGTCGCCGGCCGAGCTGGGGATGGGCACGGTGATCATTGCCATTGTCGAGGTAGTGGCCATTCTCTACTCGTCAATGCTCGAAGACCCACTGGTACGTCTGGAGCATCTCGAAGAGAAACACATCTGCACGGCGTTCTGGTTCGCCGTGCTGATCAGTCTGGGCTCTATCGTCGTCATCTCGTTCGCCGTAATGCTGTATACGACGTCCCTGATGATCCAATGGATGACGGCGGCCGCCTCGGTGAAAATTCTCTTCACCATGATGTCGCGGGTGTATGTCGTGGAAATGCGCCGCACCAGCAACTTCAAGATGCTGGCCTCGCGCACGCTCTTGGGCAAAGTGGCCGGCGGCGTGGGAGGTATCGCCATCGCGCTCTGGGGATTTGGCCCATGGGCGTTGATCGCTCAGGTATTGATCATGGAGTTCGTTTCGGTCGTTGTATTGATGCTCGGTAACCGCCGCCGGATTGCCTTCTACATCGACGGGCCATTCCTGCGCGAGCTGTTGAGGGCCGGAGCACCGGTTGCGATCAACGTGATGAGTTGGCATATGCTGCAGCGCGGCGTCAATGTGGTACTCGGTATTACGGCCGGCACCCATGCCGTCGGCATGTTCAATATCGCCATGCGCATCATCGATCTGCCTCGCACGGCGATTTATAACGGCCTGATGAGTTATGCATTGCCGGTGTTTGCCCGGCGCGGTACCGATACCCCGCGGTTGATCGGGTTGATCAGCGACTCGACGGCAATCAGTGGTTTCCTGCTCACGCCACTGTTCGTCGGCATCGCGTTAACGGCCGAAGACATCATTCTTTTGATATTCGGCGCCAAATGGGCAGAAGCCATTCCCTTGCTGCAAGTGCTGGCCTGCACCGCAGCCATCGGCAACACCGCCATGTACGCCACGACAGCCCTGGTGGCGGTCAATCGCACCCACCTGACCGTCAAGGCTGAAGTGGCAACCACCCTGCTGGCGCTGGCGCTGGTTTACAGCCTGGGTCACCGCTACGCAGGCATGGCCGCAGCCCTGGCCTTGCTGGCGCGGATGGTGATCATCACGCCCCTGCAAATGCGCGGGCTGAATACGGCAATAGGTTACGGTTGGCGCCCAGTCTTCGAATCCAATTATCGCAGCGTGATCGCCACGCTCATCATGGCCGCCGTCGTGGTGTTTGTTTCTTCCCACCTGGGTTTGCGCGGCTATCTGCACCTGGCCTGCAGCATTGGTATCGGCACGCTGACTTATGCGCTGGCCTATAGCGCGTTGCACCCGCGGTGGCCACAGGAATTCAAATTGGTGTTCACCGCTCGCTGA
- the galE gene encoding UDP-glucose 4-epimerase GalE, which translates to MGKTTLITGGAGYIGSHTTLALINAGQQVLVLDNLCNSCRESLTRLERLTLTRVDFIEGDIRNTKLLDDIFSRYDIDAVMHFSGLKSVEESVRKPLDYYANNVVGTLNLCHAMARYEVFKLVFSSSATVYGAPRQIPIIEDLGTGKPISPYGRTKLMTEELLADLCLSDPRWSIALLRYFNPIGAHESGQIGENPNGRPNNLLPCLTQVAMGRVPELTVFGSDYPTVDGTCVRDYVHVVDLADGHLKALQALQSRNGIHAWNLGTGNGYSVLQIIRAFEDITGISIPFKFAPRRAGDIAECWSNPTKAGRDLGWYAQRDLVRMIQDTWRWQLRNPHGYHAQSDLLAPVALKQRV; encoded by the coding sequence ATGGGAAAAACCACGCTGATTACAGGCGGAGCCGGATACATCGGCTCTCATACCACTTTGGCCCTGATCAACGCCGGCCAGCAGGTGCTGGTGCTCGACAACCTGTGTAACAGCTGCCGGGAATCGCTCACGCGTCTGGAGCGTTTGACCCTTACACGGGTCGATTTCATTGAAGGCGATATTCGCAATACGAAACTGCTCGACGATATTTTCAGCCGCTATGACATCGATGCCGTGATGCATTTTTCCGGCCTCAAATCCGTCGAGGAAAGCGTACGCAAGCCGCTGGATTATTACGCCAACAATGTGGTCGGCACGCTCAATCTCTGCCATGCGATGGCCCGCTACGAAGTCTTCAAACTGGTGTTCAGCTCATCGGCCACCGTGTATGGCGCCCCCCGGCAGATACCGATCATTGAGGACCTGGGCACCGGTAAACCGATAAGCCCCTACGGTCGCACCAAGCTCATGACCGAAGAATTGCTCGCCGACCTGTGCCTGTCGGATCCGCGCTGGAGCATCGCTTTGTTGCGCTACTTCAACCCTATCGGCGCGCACGAGAGCGGGCAGATTGGCGAAAACCCCAATGGCCGACCCAATAACCTGCTGCCTTGCCTGACCCAGGTCGCGATGGGGCGAGTGCCCGAACTGACCGTGTTCGGCAGCGACTATCCCACCGTTGACGGAACGTGCGTGCGCGATTACGTCCATGTGGTCGACCTTGCCGATGGCCATCTCAAAGCGCTGCAAGCGTTGCAGAGCAGAAACGGCATCCATGCCTGGAACCTGGGAACGGGTAATGGCTACAGCGTTCTGCAGATCATCCGCGCCTTCGAAGACATCACCGGCATTAGCATCCCCTTCAAATTCGCGCCACGCCGCGCCGGCGATATCGCTGAATGCTGGTCCAACCCCACCAAGGCCGGGCGTGATCTGGGCTGGTACGCGCAGCGCGATCTGGTGCGAATGATCCAAGACACCTGGCGATGGCAGCTGCGTAATCCGCATGGCTACCACGCCCAGTCCGATTTATTGGCACCCGTTGCGTTAAAGCAACGGGTATGA
- a CDS encoding proline iminopeptidase-family hydrolase, which produces MESIGIREGFAPFGPYQTWYRVTGHFDGKNTPLVILHGGPGCTHDYVDAFKDIAASGYPVVHYDQLGNGRSTHLPEKDASFWNVALFLDELDNLLDHLEISDNYALLGQSWGGMLASEHAVRQPEGLRALIAANSPADMRVWVEEANRLRQLLPAGVHETLLEYERAGDFQAVAYQEASRVFYDNHVCRVLPWPDEVARTFAQVDADPTVYHAMSGPTEFHVIGSLKDWTIVDRLRHINVPTLVISGRYDEATPAVVKPYLEQIPNVRWALFENSSHMPHVEERVGCMGTVVSFLDECL; this is translated from the coding sequence ATGGAATCTATCGGAATACGTGAAGGCTTCGCACCTTTTGGTCCTTATCAGACCTGGTACCGCGTCACGGGTCACTTCGACGGTAAAAACACGCCGCTGGTGATTCTGCATGGCGGCCCGGGCTGCACGCATGATTACGTCGACGCTTTCAAGGACATCGCCGCGAGTGGCTATCCGGTGGTTCATTACGATCAACTGGGTAACGGTCGCTCGACCCACCTCCCGGAAAAAGATGCCTCATTCTGGAACGTAGCGCTGTTTCTCGATGAACTGGACAACCTGCTGGATCATCTGGAAATCAGCGACAATTACGCGCTACTGGGGCAATCCTGGGGCGGCATGCTCGCCAGTGAGCACGCCGTACGGCAACCTGAGGGGCTACGGGCCTTGATCGCCGCCAATTCCCCTGCGGATATGCGCGTCTGGGTTGAGGAAGCCAACCGTTTACGTCAATTATTGCCTGCCGGTGTGCACGAAACATTGCTTGAATACGAACGTGCAGGGGATTTTCAAGCGGTCGCCTATCAGGAAGCATCGAGGGTTTTTTACGACAACCATGTGTGTCGCGTCCTTCCCTGGCCGGACGAAGTCGCGCGTACGTTTGCCCAGGTCGATGCCGACCCCACCGTTTACCATGCCATGAGCGGGCCGACGGAGTTTCATGTGATAGGCAGCCTGAAAGACTGGACCATTGTCGACCGCTTGCGGCATATCAACGTACCGACGCTGGTGATCTCCGGTCGCTACGATGAAGCAACCCCGGCGGTGGTCAAACCCTATCTGGAGCAGATCCCGAACGTGCGTTGGGCGTTGTTCGAGAACTCCAGCCACATGCCTCATGTCGAGGAGCGGGTTGGCTGCATGGGGACGGTAGTGAGTTTTCTGGATGAGTGCTTGTAG
- a CDS encoding LuxR family transcriptional regulator, whose translation MQAKLSDLNPRLLSGKSLDEQMDNAMLLAEELGFDALVYDYSPVPLDHQGKLITPAVLKLRNTPADWHTRWCTEGYYQIDPVQQVALNCVSPFVWSYKPGTDTLLEPVISPCHAPVVNYLEDTQMTCGVSVPIHLPRGGFASLTGLRTGSGTSVLRDARRALADFSLISHALQEAAYPLLGKEAHTPPIHLTKRERECLKWAAEGLTAAEIANQLNRSLATISLHLTSAMHKLGAKNRVQAVVRATHYRLLDS comes from the coding sequence ATGCAGGCCAAGCTATCTGACCTCAATCCCCGTCTGTTGTCGGGCAAGAGCCTGGATGAGCAGATGGACAACGCCATGCTGTTGGCCGAGGAACTGGGTTTTGATGCCTTGGTGTACGACTACAGCCCGGTGCCGCTGGACCATCAAGGCAAGTTGATCACGCCCGCGGTGCTCAAACTGCGCAACACTCCAGCCGATTGGCATACCCGTTGGTGTACAGAGGGTTACTACCAGATCGACCCTGTCCAGCAGGTAGCACTCAATTGTGTTTCACCCTTTGTCTGGTCCTACAAACCCGGGACAGACACGTTGTTGGAGCCGGTCATCAGTCCGTGCCATGCGCCCGTGGTGAATTACCTCGAAGACACGCAAATGACCTGTGGTGTGTCGGTCCCGATTCATCTGCCCAGAGGCGGTTTTGCCTCGTTGACGGGGCTGCGTACCGGCAGCGGCACCAGTGTCCTGCGCGATGCCCGGCGGGCCCTGGCGGATTTCAGTCTGATTTCCCATGCCTTGCAGGAAGCGGCCTATCCGTTGCTTGGCAAGGAGGCTCACACGCCTCCCATTCACCTGACCAAACGTGAACGCGAGTGTCTTAAATGGGCGGCTGAAGGGCTGACCGCCGCCGAGATTGCCAACCAACTGAATCGCTCATTGGCCACCATCAGCCTCCATCTGACCTCGGCCATGCATAAACTCGGGGCCAAGAATCGGGTCCAGGCCGTGGTTCGGGCCACCCATTATCGGTTGCTCGATAGCTGA
- a CDS encoding proline iminopeptidase-family hydrolase, giving the protein MWREIEPDQHYNVEVDGHNLVVYSFGEGDEVLLCLNGGPGLPCDYLRDAHGWLKDKGLRVVAFDQLGTGASDRPEDPSLWDITRYVAEVETVRQALDLGRVHLLGHSWGGWLAIEYAIYHPHALKTLILENTVGDIPHLSQELERLRGALGSETMAMMQRHEAMGTLDHPQYQAAITLLNYRHVCRLDEWPAPVTRSLGDWNMGPYTTMQGPNEFLYVGNLKNWNRLQEMADFSMPVLITTGQHDELTPACAMRMKMALKDAALHVFPNSSHMPFYEEPHAYFPVLLDFLQRHRG; this is encoded by the coding sequence ATGTGGCGTGAAATCGAACCGGACCAACACTATAACGTTGAAGTCGACGGCCACAATCTGGTGGTTTATAGCTTTGGCGAGGGCGATGAGGTCCTGCTGTGCCTCAATGGAGGCCCGGGACTTCCCTGCGATTATCTGCGTGACGCCCATGGCTGGCTCAAGGACAAGGGGTTGCGCGTTGTCGCCTTCGACCAACTCGGCACCGGAGCGTCTGACAGACCCGAAGACCCATCCCTCTGGGACATCACCCGTTATGTCGCGGAGGTGGAAACCGTCCGTCAGGCCCTCGACCTGGGCCGGGTGCACTTGCTGGGGCACTCCTGGGGCGGCTGGCTGGCGATCGAATACGCCATTTACCACCCTCACGCGCTCAAAACCCTGATTCTGGAAAATACGGTAGGCGATATCCCGCACCTGTCTCAGGAACTGGAGCGTCTGCGAGGCGCGCTGGGCAGCGAAACCATGGCCATGATGCAACGTCATGAAGCCATGGGCACCCTCGATCACCCGCAATACCAAGCCGCGATCACCCTCCTCAACTATCGCCACGTCTGCCGTCTGGACGAATGGCCGGCGCCGGTCACGCGCTCTTTGGGCGACTGGAACATGGGGCCCTACACAACCATGCAGGGGCCGAATGAGTTCCTCTACGTCGGCAACCTGAAAAACTGGAATCGTCTGCAGGAAATGGCCGATTTTTCCATGCCGGTGTTGATTACCACCGGCCAGCACGACGAACTCACTCCAGCCTGTGCCATGCGCATGAAAATGGCGCTCAAGGATGCTGCGCTGCATGTGTTCCCCAACAGCAGCCATATGCCCTTCTACGAAGAACCTCACGCCTACTTTCCGGTGTTGCTGGATTTCCTCCAGCGGCACCGAGGTTAG
- a CDS encoding ABC transporter permease — translation MNLSRYRFILSRPLQLLPVLFGISLITFVLVRSIPGDPARALLGSRSTPEGLLRVRAQFGLDQPLWMQYFYFLKNLFNGDLGQSLLYKVDALKLISTRIEPTLFLVLGSVLLAMLIAVPLATVAARNKGGWGDNLIRLFTTAGLGMPAFWLGIMLILLFSVQLGWFPVSGYGRSWLDKLHHMVLPCLTIALALSAVLVRNLRASMLMELQADHVTAARARGLSEDAVFRRHVLPNSLVPAVNLLAVNIGWLISGTVVIESLFAIPGIGQLLVRGIFTRDYMVVQGVAMVLACATVAVNFLADVITVAIDPRVKIR, via the coding sequence ATGAATCTGTCGCGTTACCGTTTCATCCTGTCACGGCCCCTGCAGCTGCTGCCGGTGCTGTTCGGCATCAGTCTCATCACGTTTGTGCTGGTACGCTCGATTCCCGGCGACCCGGCGCGCGCCCTCCTCGGCTCGCGCAGTACGCCGGAGGGGCTGCTCAGGGTTCGCGCTCAGTTCGGCCTCGATCAGCCGCTGTGGATGCAGTACTTCTACTTCCTGAAAAACCTGTTCAACGGCGATCTCGGCCAGTCATTGCTGTACAAGGTCGACGCCTTGAAGCTGATCAGCACACGCATCGAGCCCACGCTGTTCCTGGTGCTTGGCAGTGTGCTGCTGGCAATGTTGATCGCGGTGCCGCTGGCCACCGTTGCGGCCCGCAACAAGGGTGGCTGGGGCGACAACCTGATCCGCCTGTTCACCACCGCCGGGCTCGGCATGCCGGCGTTCTGGCTGGGGATCATGTTGATCCTGCTATTCAGTGTGCAACTAGGCTGGTTCCCGGTTTCCGGCTACGGGCGCTCCTGGCTGGACAAACTGCACCACATGGTCCTGCCCTGCCTGACCATTGCCCTGGCGTTATCGGCGGTGTTGGTGCGTAATCTGCGGGCAAGCATGCTGATGGAACTGCAAGCCGACCATGTCACGGCAGCCCGGGCTCGCGGTCTGTCTGAAGACGCGGTGTTTCGTCGTCATGTACTGCCCAATTCGCTCGTACCCGCCGTCAACCTGCTGGCGGTGAACATCGGCTGGCTGATCAGCGGCACAGTGGTCATCGAGAGTCTGTTCGCCATTCCCGGAATCGGCCAGCTGTTGGTCCGGGGCATCTTCACCCGTGACTATATGGTAGTCCAAGGCGTGGCAATGGTGCTGGCCTGCGCCACCGTGGCGGTAAACTTCCTCGCTGATGTGATCACGGTAGCCATCGATCCACGCGTGAAAATCCGATGA
- a CDS encoding ABC transporter permease, whose product MSSQATTAPRLNLRLGLRNPRLAMGLGLAILLGWLVLAIFAPWIAPFDPIAQNTDIRLLAPHLAHPFGTDNFGRDVLSRVIWSARIDLQLAVIGVIFPFLIGTCVGALSGYIGGRFDTFCMRLIDIILAFPFLVLMLAIMAILGPGLMSFYIAMALVGWVSYARLIRSQILILKESDFALAAKSLGFGHGRILFRHLLPNAMFGSIVFSMSDAVLVLLNGAAVSYLGLGVQPPTAEWGTMVAEGQSFITSAWWICTFPGLAIVTLAMGFSLLADAVAEHLGERS is encoded by the coding sequence ATGAGCAGTCAGGCAACGACTGCCCCCCGACTGAACCTGCGCCTGGGTTTGCGCAACCCTCGATTGGCAATGGGATTGGGCCTGGCAATCCTGCTCGGTTGGCTGGTGCTGGCGATCTTCGCGCCCTGGATCGCGCCCTTCGATCCAATCGCCCAGAACACTGATATTCGTCTGCTGGCGCCCCATCTGGCGCACCCGTTCGGCACCGACAATTTTGGCCGCGACGTCTTGTCTCGAGTGATCTGGTCGGCCCGCATCGACTTGCAGTTGGCGGTGATCGGGGTGATTTTTCCGTTTCTGATCGGCACCTGTGTCGGGGCCTTGTCCGGTTATATCGGCGGGCGCTTCGATACGTTCTGCATGCGCCTGATCGATATCATCCTGGCCTTCCCGTTCCTGGTGTTGATGCTGGCGATCATGGCGATTCTCGGCCCCGGCCTGATGAGTTTCTATATCGCCATGGCTCTGGTGGGCTGGGTGTCCTACGCACGGTTGATCCGCTCGCAGATCCTGATACTCAAGGAAAGCGATTTCGCCCTGGCCGCCAAAAGCCTCGGCTTCGGCCATGGGCGCATTCTGTTTCGGCACCTGCTGCCGAACGCAATGTTCGGCTCCATCGTGTTTTCCATGTCCGATGCGGTGCTGGTGTTGCTCAACGGCGCGGCCGTCAGTTACCTCGGCCTCGGGGTTCAACCACCCACCGCCGAGTGGGGCACGATGGTCGCCGAAGGCCAGAGTTTCATCACCTCCGCCTGGTGGATCTGCACCTTTCCGGGATTGGCGATCGTCACCCTGGCCATGGGCTTCAGCCTGCTGGCCGACGCTGTTGCCGAACACCTGGGTGAACGCTCATGA
- a CDS encoding ABC transporter ATP-binding protein yields the protein MSAPVLKVEELSVIARKGEHEVTLVDRLSFDLAEGEVLGLVGESGSGKTMACRGLMRLLPSPNLRVEGTTVQLAGENLLHLDETGMRRMRGRQLGMIFQNPSSHLDPLMRIGEQIGEGIRLHQGASKREARAQAIDVLRQVGIPDPQRRVDSYPHEFSGGMRQRAMIAVALGCNPNVLIADEPTTALDVTVQAQILRLLLDLRDQRGLSIILITHDLGVVAQTCDSIAVMYAGRLCEHGNKHEVLAHPRHPYTAGLIDCQPATSHGHALLKTIAGQPPLLDALPHGCRFNPRCQQIGNRCTTLMPSLQPVSHGHRIACHYPLTAGDRS from the coding sequence ATGAGTGCGCCTGTGCTGAAGGTCGAAGAACTCAGCGTCATCGCCCGTAAGGGTGAGCACGAGGTGACCCTGGTGGATCGCTTGTCCTTTGACCTGGCCGAGGGTGAAGTGCTTGGACTGGTGGGGGAAAGCGGCTCCGGCAAGACCATGGCTTGTCGCGGTTTAATGAGGCTGCTGCCGTCGCCCAACCTGCGAGTCGAAGGCACAACCGTGCAACTGGCGGGGGAAAATCTATTGCATCTGGACGAGACCGGCATGCGCCGCATGCGTGGGCGCCAATTAGGGATGATTTTCCAGAACCCCAGCAGCCATCTCGACCCGTTGATGCGCATTGGCGAGCAGATTGGCGAAGGTATTCGTCTGCACCAAGGCGCCAGCAAGCGCGAAGCCCGCGCCCAGGCCATCGACGTACTTCGGCAAGTGGGCATTCCCGATCCGCAGCGGCGAGTCGACAGTTACCCTCACGAATTCTCCGGCGGCATGCGTCAGCGAGCGATGATCGCCGTGGCGCTGGGTTGCAACCCGAACGTGCTGATCGCCGACGAGCCGACCACCGCCCTCGACGTCACGGTGCAAGCGCAAATCCTGCGCCTGCTGTTGGATCTTCGTGACCAGCGTGGCCTGTCAATCATCTTGATCACCCATGACCTGGGGGTGGTTGCCCAGACCTGCGACTCGATTGCCGTGATGTACGCCGGACGTTTGTGCGAGCACGGCAACAAACACGAAGTGCTGGCCCATCCACGCCATCCTTACACCGCTGGGCTGATCGACTGTCAGCCGGCCACCAGTCACGGTCACGCATTGCTCAAAACCATCGCCGGGCAACCGCCCCTGCTCGATGCCCTGCCCCACGGTTGCCGCTTCAATCCGCGCTGCCAGCAAATCGGCAACCGATGCACAACACTGATGCCGAGTTTGCAGCCTGTAAGCCATGGACACCGCATCGCTTGCCATTACCCCTTGACCGCCGGAGACCGCTCATGA
- a CDS encoding ABC transporter ATP-binding protein has protein sequence MTLLEVNDLHVRFAAPGTGLLGMNRQWLTAVNGVSLTLSAGETLGLVGESGSGKSSLGRAILHLNEIYAGQVLFDGIDMAHAGKIDIQRLRHETAMVFQDPYAALNPRLSIGQTLAEVLRVQRKVPEPLIAARVDELLTLVGLRPELASRKPHALSGGQCQRVGIARALAVEPRLIVADECVAALDVSIQGQIINLLLELRQRMNLAIVFIAHDLMIVRRLCDRVAVMYLGKIVEEGPVEEVFRSPRHPYTAALIQSIPQIDPARALPTDPLPGEPPSPLQLPSGCAFHPRCRYVRPTCSQVAPPTRQLDARRYDCVLEEPLL, from the coding sequence ATGACCCTGCTCGAGGTCAACGATCTGCACGTGCGTTTCGCCGCTCCGGGCACTGGTCTGCTGGGCATGAATCGGCAATGGCTGACAGCGGTGAACGGCGTTTCGCTGACCCTGTCGGCCGGAGAAACACTTGGGCTGGTCGGCGAGTCGGGCAGTGGCAAAAGCAGCCTGGGGCGGGCGATCCTGCACCTTAACGAGATCTACGCCGGGCAGGTGCTGTTCGATGGCATCGACATGGCCCACGCAGGGAAGATTGACATCCAGAGGCTGCGTCATGAGACGGCGATGGTTTTTCAGGACCCTTACGCCGCTCTCAACCCACGCCTGAGCATCGGCCAGACCCTGGCGGAAGTGCTCCGGGTACAACGCAAAGTGCCGGAACCACTGATTGCCGCCCGAGTCGATGAACTGCTGACTCTGGTTGGTCTGCGCCCCGAATTGGCCTCGCGCAAACCGCACGCCTTGAGTGGCGGCCAATGCCAGCGTGTCGGGATCGCCCGCGCGCTGGCCGTGGAACCGCGCCTGATCGTCGCCGATGAATGCGTGGCCGCGCTGGACGTGTCCATCCAGGGGCAGATCATCAACCTGCTGCTGGAACTGCGCCAGCGCATGAACCTGGCAATTGTATTCATTGCCCATGATCTGATGATCGTTCGCCGGCTGTGTGATCGGGTGGCGGTGATGTACCTGGGCAAGATCGTCGAAGAAGGCCCCGTGGAGGAAGTATTCCGCTCCCCGCGTCATCCTTATACTGCCGCACTGATCCAGTCGATTCCGCAAATCGATCCGGCCCGGGCGCTACCTACCGACCCTTTGCCCGGTGAACCACCCAGCCCCTTGCAACTGCCATCCGGCTGCGCCTTTCACCCACGCTGTCGCTATGTTCGTCCTACCTGTAGCCAGGTGGCGCCCCCGACCCGTCAACTCGACGCTCGCCGTTACGACTGCGTGCTTGAGGAGCCTCTGCTTTAA